The following proteins come from a genomic window of Musa acuminata AAA Group cultivar baxijiao chromosome BXJ1-7, Cavendish_Baxijiao_AAA, whole genome shotgun sequence:
- the LOC135679777 gene encoding extensin-like, protein MPVEKEAPPGWESRERDPARASAEEAPSGLEPREGDPTSGRGEEAPPAWETRKGDKMSGPAEEEVPPGWERRVGDPTTSSAEEAPPGWETRERGSMSSPAEDVPPGWERRKRDTRSSPAEEAPPAWEAKERDPTSSPSEEVPPGWETRERDQSSCLAEDVPPGWETRKRDPTSSPAEDVPPGWERREGDPTSSPAKEDVPPGWERREVDLTSGPADEDVPPGWERREGDSTSGPADEDVPPGWERREGDSTSGPAEGDVPPGWERREGAMTSGPAEEAPQGWERRGRDLTNGPDEEVPPAWEPSAPLQSQPPALLSPAQTTEMGQMVCGGCRQLLSYPRNASYVQCASCQTVNLVLEAHQVGNVKCGRCSVLLMYPYGAPSVRCSSCCFITKIGEHNVRPPLSVQQGQPPTGNPVC, encoded by the exons ATGCCGGTCGAAAAAGAAGCGCCTCCTGGGTGGGAGTCCAGGGAAAGGGATCCGGCGAGGGCCTCGGCCGAAGAAGCTCCGTCCGGGTTGGAGCCCAGGGAAGGCGATCCCACCAGCGGGCGGGGCGAAGAAGCTCCTCCTGCGTGGGAGACGAGGAAAGGGGATAAGATGAGTGGCCCGGCCGAAGAAGAAGTTCCTCCAGGTTGGGAGAGGAGGGTAGGGGATCCGACGACCAGCTCCGCCGAAGAAGCTCCTCCTGGGTGGGAGACGAGGGAGAGGGGTTCGATGAGCAGCCCGGCCGAAGATGTTCCTCCTGGATgggagaggaggaaaagggaTACGAGAAGCAGCCCGGCTGAAGAAGCTCCTCCTGCGTGGGAGGCGAAGGAGAGGGATCCGACGAGCAGTCCGTCCGAAGAAGTTCCTCCGGGATGGGAGACAAGGGAAAGGGATCAGAGTAGCTGCCTGGCCGAAGATGTTCCTCCTGGGTGGGAGACGAGGAAAAGGGATCCGACAAGCAGCCCGGCCGAAGATGTTCCTCCTGGTTGGGAGAGGAGGGAAGGGGACCCGACGAGCAGCCCGGCCAAAGAAGATGTTCCTCCTGGTTGGGAGAGGAGGGAGGTGGATTTGACGAGCGGCCCTGCCGACGAAGATGTTCCTCCTGGTTGGGAGAGGAGGGAAGGGGATTCGACGAGCGGCCCGGCCGACGAAGATGTTCCTCCTGGTTGGGAGAGGAGGGAAGGGGATTCGACGAGCGGCCCGGCCGAAGGAGATGTTCCTCCTGGTTGGGAGAGGAGGGAAGGGGCAATGACGAGTGGCCCGGCCGAAGAAGCTCCTCAAGGGTGGGAGAGAAGGGGAAGGGACCTGACGAACGGCCCGGATGAAGAAGTTCCGCCCGCGTGGGAACCTTCAGCTCCGCTGCAATCACAACCTCCTGCACTCCTTTCACCAGCTCAAACTACAG AAATGGGTCAGATGGTCTGTGGTGGTTGTCGCCAACTGCTGTCTTATCCTCGGAATGCAAGTTACGTCCAGTGTGCTTCCTGTCAGACAGTTAATCTTGTACTTGAAG CTCATCAGGTTGGCAATGTGAAATGCGGGAGATGTTCTGTTCTATTGATGTACCCATACGGAGCTCCATCTGTGAGATGTTCTTCATGCTGCTTCATTACTAAAATTGGA GAGCATAATGTTCGGCCCCCACTCTCTGTGCAGCAAGGCCAACCACCCACCGGAAATCCTGTATGTTAA
- the LOC135679486 gene encoding protein trichome birefringence-like 38, with protein MGSRAQWSFVLLCALLSVLIASLNGTATESFGHTHHLGNGTSPGRREGASGISCNMFRGSWVYDQSYPLYDSSTCPILDPEFDCQRYGRPDKSYLKYRWKPDACELPRFNGLDLLRRWKGKKIMFVGDSISINQWQSLVCMLHAAVPDAKTTYKKKDTLSTITFTDYGVSVMLYHSTYLVDIVEEHIGRVLRLDSIQSGAAWLGVDVLVFNTWHWWTHKGSSQPWDYVRDGDQVLKDMDRLVAFNKGLTTWAKWVDANINPAATKVFFQGISPTHSKGAEWGDKNAKNCYRQTQPVSGSTYPGGPVPAQGVVTSVLGAMSKPVYLLDITLLSQLRRDAHPSAYSGDHPGMDCSHWCLAGVPDTWNQILYAALL; from the exons ATGGGATCGAGAGCTCAATGGAGTTTCGTGCTGCTCTGTGCGCTGCTGTCGGTGCTGATCGCCTCCTTGAATGGCACGGCGACCGAGAGCTTCGGTCACACGCATCATCTTGGCAATGGCACGTCGCCGGGGAGGAGGGAGGGAGCGAGCGGCATCAGCTGCAACATGTTCCGAGGCAGCTGGGTCTACGACCAGTCCTACCCGCTCTACGACTCCTCCACTTGCCCCATCCTCGATCCGGAGTTCGACTGCCAGCGCTATGGCCGGCCCGACAAGTCGTACCTCAAGTACCGGTGGAAGCCTGATGCTTGTGAGCTCCCAAG GTTCAACGGTTTGGATCTCCTGAGGAGGTGGAAAGGCAAGAAGATTATGTTCGTGGGCGATTCCATCAGCATCAACCAGTGGCAGTCACTCGTCTGCATGCTTCACGCCGCCGTCCCCGACGCCAAGACGACCTACAAAAAGAAAGACACGCTCTCCACTATAACATTCACG GACTATGGCGTGTCGGTGATGCTGTACCACAGCACTTACCTGGTGGACATCGTGGAGGAACACATCGGCCGCGTGCTGAGGCTCGATTCCATCCAGTCCGGTGCGGCCTGGCTGGGCGTCGACGTGCTGGTCTTCAACACGTGGCACTGGTGGACTCACAAAGGAAGCAGCCAACC ATGGGACTATGTGCGAGATGGAGACCAAGTTCTGAAGGACATGGATCGGTTGGTGGCCTTCAACAAGGGGCTGACTACGTGGGCCAAATGGGTGGATGCCAACATCAATCCTGCCGCAACCAAAGTCTTCTTCCAAGGGATCTCCCCCACCCATTCCAA GGGAGCAGAATGGGGGGATAAGAACGCAAAGAACTGTTACAGACAAACGCAACCAGTTAGCGGATCGACTTACCCAGGTGGTCCGGTTCCAGCTCAAGGAGTAGTGACGAGCGTCCTCGGCGCCATGTCCAAACCAGTCTACCTGCTCGACATAACCTTGCTTTCTCAGCTCAGAAGAGATGCACATCCGTCTGCTTACAGTGGAGATCATCCTGGCATGGACTGCAGCCACTGGTGTCTCGCTGGCGTTCCCGATACTTGGAATCAGATCCTGTATGCAGCACTTCTTTGA